A single window of Bombyx mori chromosome 9, ASM3026992v2 DNA harbors:
- the LOC101742377 gene encoding juvenile hormone acid O-methyltransferase-like, producing the protein MSEHCETDSNARSFTMNDDAELYRNSSSMQRRDALNSLTEYLPKFKWKESKEKILDIGCADGSVTNIISSCCPTDFELFEACDVNVKSVKYATEHYGTSKMRFRVMDIESDLPKEMKGKFDHVFSFYTLHWIENQEKAFQNIYDLTADDGECFLTLLAQMPVFNLFDALKHTEKWRHWLRYIKNFISPYYETSDPDVVIELLLKRVGFRYVDVRCRQKKFEFYDLKSFRNLLEAVSPFKVGQELQEELIDDVMEVAKEMRIIDTQNSTAKLIYNLVVIHCRK; encoded by the exons TTTTACCATGAACGATGACGCTGAACTGTATCGGAACAGTAGCAGTATGCAAAGGCGAGACGCTTTGAATTCGTTAACTGAATATTTACCTAAATTTAAATGGAAGGAAAGTAAAGAAAAGATTTTAGACATCGGTTGTGCTGACGGAAGTGTCACAAATATCATTAGCTCATGCTGTCCCACGGACTTTGAACTTTTTGAAGCGTGCGACGTGAACGTTAAATCTGTTAAATATGCTACGGAGCATTACGGAACCAGTAAGATGAGGTTCAGAGTCATGGATATAGAGAGTGACCTACCGAAGGAAATGAAAGGAAAGTTTGATCACGTCTTCTCATTTTACACGCTGCATTGGATCGAGAATCAAGA GAAAGCCTTTCAAAACATTTACGATCTCACGGCAGATGACGGTGAGTGCTTCCTAACCTTGCTGGCTCAAATGCCTGTCTTCAACTTATTTGATGCTCTCAAACACACTGAAAAATGGCGACATTGGCTCAGATACATCAAAAACTTTATCTCCCCATACTATGAGACTTCG GATCCAGATGTGGTGATAGAGTTACTACTTAAGAGAGTGGGTTTTCGTTACGTGGACGTGCGCTGTCGACAAaagaaatttgaattttacgaCTTAAAATCATTTCGGA ATCTACTAGAGGCGGTGAGTCCCTTCAAAGTAGGACAAGAGTTGCAGGAAGAATTAATCGATGACGTCATGGAAGTCGCAAAAGAAATGAGAATTATAGACACACAAAACAGCACAGCCAAACTTATATATAACCTAGTTGTTATACAttgtcgaaaataa